A portion of the Streptosporangiales bacterium genome contains these proteins:
- a CDS encoding DNA primase, translating into MAGRIRDEDIAVVRERSPIDEVIREHVALRGAGSGSLKGVCPFHDEKTPSFHVSPARGVFFCFGCQEGGDVITFIRKIEHLEFAEAVERLARRAGIELRYEQGGAAPNRDHGRRTRLVEAHAAAAEFYAEQMAGAEAAPARAFLSDRGFEKDAAERFGVGYAPRSWDALVAHLRGRKFTDDELVTGGLARHGQRGLIDRFVGRLLWPVRDMAGDVVGFGARRIHDDDRIEAKYLNTPETPIYKKSQLLYGVDLAKRDIAKEQRAVLVEGYTDVMACHLSGVPTAVATCGTSFGGDHIKVLRRLLMDSDAYRGEVIFTFDGDEAGRKAALRAFELDEQFTTQTFVAVQQDGLDPCDLRLKQGDAAVRDLVARRVPLFEFAIRSVVDRHDLATDEGRLHALDEAAPIVARIRDTGLRQRYAINLDRWLGLLDEKFVLNRVIEAAGRPRGGRQQRPSGEQPTGDHRGDGLPDPHDPALHVQRQALRLAVQRPALAGPVFDEMPHAGFTHPVYLAVREAIALVGGVASTTGGSEWVQRLTEAATDGRATTLVAQLAVEPLETGRDEPDDRYVRAVLTRLEEIAVTREVTAVKGTLQRINPVERPEEYNRMFGELVGLERRRAALRDTLSGL; encoded by the coding sequence GTGGCTGGGCGGATACGGGACGAGGACATCGCGGTCGTACGTGAGCGCTCTCCCATCGACGAGGTCATTCGCGAGCATGTCGCCCTGCGGGGTGCGGGCAGCGGGTCGCTGAAGGGCGTGTGTCCCTTCCACGACGAGAAGACCCCGTCGTTCCACGTCAGCCCGGCACGCGGCGTCTTCTTCTGCTTCGGCTGCCAAGAGGGCGGCGACGTCATCACGTTCATCCGCAAGATCGAGCATCTCGAGTTCGCGGAGGCGGTGGAGCGTCTCGCCAGGCGCGCGGGGATCGAGCTGCGGTACGAGCAGGGCGGCGCGGCGCCGAACCGCGACCACGGCCGCCGCACGAGGCTCGTGGAGGCGCACGCGGCGGCGGCGGAGTTCTACGCCGAGCAGATGGCCGGCGCCGAGGCCGCGCCGGCGCGCGCGTTCCTGTCCGACCGGGGCTTCGAGAAGGACGCGGCCGAGCGGTTCGGCGTCGGCTATGCGCCCCGCTCGTGGGACGCGCTCGTCGCCCACCTGCGCGGCCGAAAGTTCACCGACGACGAGCTCGTCACCGGCGGCCTCGCCAGGCACGGGCAGCGCGGGCTCATCGACCGTTTCGTCGGACGCCTGCTGTGGCCGGTCCGCGACATGGCCGGCGACGTCGTCGGGTTCGGCGCGCGCCGCATCCACGACGACGACCGGATCGAGGCGAAGTACCTCAACACGCCCGAGACGCCGATCTACAAGAAGTCGCAGCTGCTGTACGGCGTCGACCTCGCCAAGCGCGACATCGCCAAGGAGCAGCGCGCCGTCCTCGTCGAGGGCTACACCGACGTCATGGCGTGCCACCTGTCCGGGGTGCCGACGGCGGTGGCGACCTGCGGCACGTCGTTCGGCGGCGACCACATCAAGGTGCTCCGCCGGCTGCTGATGGACTCCGACGCCTACCGCGGCGAGGTGATCTTCACCTTCGACGGCGACGAGGCGGGACGCAAGGCCGCGCTGCGCGCGTTCGAGCTCGACGAGCAGTTCACCACGCAGACCTTCGTGGCCGTTCAGCAGGACGGCCTCGACCCGTGCGACCTGCGGCTCAAGCAGGGCGACGCGGCGGTGCGCGATCTGGTCGCGCGGCGCGTGCCGCTGTTCGAGTTCGCGATCCGCAGCGTCGTCGACAGGCACGACCTGGCGACCGACGAGGGGCGCCTGCACGCGCTCGACGAGGCGGCGCCGATCGTCGCCCGCATCCGCGACACGGGACTGCGGCAGCGCTACGCGATCAACCTCGACCGGTGGCTCGGCCTGCTCGACGAGAAGTTCGTGCTCAACCGCGTCATCGAGGCGGCCGGGCGGCCCCGCGGCGGCCGGCAGCAGCGTCCGTCCGGCGAGCAGCCCACCGGTGACCACCGGGGCGACGGCCTGCCGGACCCGCACGACCCCGCACTCCACGTCCAGCGGCAGGCGTTGCGGCTCGCCGTCCAGCGTCCCGCGCTCGCCGGTCCGGTGTTCGACGAGATGCCGCACGCGGGCTTCACCCATCCGGTCTACCTCGCGGTACGCGAGGCCATCGCGCTCGTGGGCGGGGTCGCCTCGACCACGGGGGGCAGCGAGTGGGTGCAGCGACTGACCGAGGCCGCCACCGACGGCCGGGCCACGACCCTCGTGGCGCAGCTCGCCGTCGAGCCGCTGGAGACCGGCCGCGACGAGCCCGACGACAGGTACGTCCGCGCCGTCCTCACCCGGCTGGAGGAGATCGCGGTGACGCGTGAGGTCACCGCCGTGAAGGGAACGCTGCAACGGATCAACCCGGTCGAACGGCCGGAGGAGTACAACCGGATGTTCGGCGAGCTCGTCGGCCTCGAACGCCGGCGGGCGGCGCTGCGCGACACACTGAGCGGACTGTGA
- a CDS encoding MarR family transcriptional regulator — protein sequence MIEDTLSYHVLKLMKRTRPVIGPVLTEHGLHPGQEFLLSQLWREDGLTQAELVARLGVEAPTVTKAVQRLERTGFVRREPGRRQRRVFLTDEGRALRRPVERAWRQADRAVTRGLSDVQRTELADLLRRLTVGDLAG from the coding sequence GTGATCGAGGACACGCTCAGCTACCACGTGCTCAAGCTCATGAAGCGCACCCGCCCGGTGATCGGTCCGGTGCTGACCGAGCACGGGCTGCACCCTGGTCAGGAGTTCCTGCTGTCCCAGCTGTGGCGCGAGGACGGCCTCACCCAGGCGGAGCTGGTGGCGCGGCTCGGCGTCGAGGCGCCGACCGTCACCAAGGCCGTCCAGCGGCTCGAACGAACGGGGTTCGTCAGGCGCGAGCCCGGCCGCCGCCAGCGGCGGGTGTTCCTCACCGACGAGGGCCGGGCGCTGCGCCGGCCGGTCGAGCGCGCGTGGCGCCAGGCCGACCGGGCGGTCACGCGCGGCCTGAGCGACGTCCAGCGGACCGAGCTCGCCGATCTGCTCCGCCGGCTCACAGTCGGCGACTTAGCCGGCTAA
- a CDS encoding MFS transporter: MVAAAGSRRRLGDCPGYWRAWTAWTVSEFGTYVTTLAIQVLVVLTLHGGAAEVGLVNAARWVPYLVFGVVAGVLIDRVRRRPVLVVSDLGRGALLLAVPVLAFVHRLELVWLLVVMAVFGAMSLLGDAAAQAFVPRLVPPSLLTSAHARLDQSAAVAQTSGPALAGGLVSLVGAPLAVLVDAVSYLVSGLLLWRVRVEESAPRRVSLRGVPGEAVEGLAWVYRHATLRPCGERDAETARLLLVPARADAEPRTTAGEDVERRHGLQQDAGMAVVDAGHERAELQPLGARRGPGQGRVGLEHRLLGRTEHRDLEEVVHGPQAVDAGVLSAGDDALHQRGDARGAVTGGELAYVQADLHASPVLLGDRVARSLAG, from the coding sequence ATGGTTGCCGCTGCGGGGTCTCGTCGGCGGTTGGGCGACTGCCCCGGGTACTGGCGGGCGTGGACGGCGTGGACCGTCTCCGAGTTCGGCACGTATGTCACCACGCTCGCGATCCAGGTCCTCGTGGTGCTCACGCTGCACGGTGGTGCCGCCGAGGTGGGGCTGGTCAACGCCGCGCGGTGGGTGCCGTATCTCGTGTTCGGGGTGGTCGCCGGCGTGCTGATCGACCGCGTACGCAGGCGGCCGGTGCTCGTGGTCAGCGATCTCGGGCGCGGGGCGCTGCTGCTCGCGGTGCCGGTGCTCGCGTTCGTGCATCGGCTGGAGCTGGTCTGGCTGCTGGTGGTGATGGCGGTCTTCGGGGCGATGTCGCTGCTGGGCGACGCGGCGGCGCAGGCGTTCGTGCCCCGGTTGGTGCCACCGAGTCTGCTGACGTCGGCGCACGCGCGGCTGGATCAGAGTGCGGCCGTCGCGCAGACGTCCGGTCCTGCCCTGGCCGGTGGTCTTGTCTCGCTGGTGGGCGCGCCCCTGGCGGTGCTGGTCGACGCGGTGAGCTATCTGGTCTCCGGTCTGCTCCTGTGGCGGGTACGCGTGGAGGAGTCGGCGCCGCGTCGGGTGTCGCTGCGCGGCGTTCCCGGCGAGGCGGTGGAAGGGCTTGCCTGGGTGTACCGGCACGCAACGCTTCGGCCGTGTGGGGAACGGGATGCCGAGACCGCGCGACTCCTCCTCGTTCCAGCCCGCGCCGATGCCGAGCCACGCACGACCGCGGGAGAGGACGTCGAGCGTCGTCACGGCCTTCAGCAGGACGCCGGGATGGCGGTAGTGGACGCCGGTCACGAGCGTGCCGAGCTCCAGCCGCTCGGTGCGCGCCGCGGCCCAGGCCAGGGTCGCGTAGGCCTCGAGCATCGGCTGCTCGGGCGGACCGAACACCGGGATCTGGAAGAAGTGGTCCATGGGCCACAGGCTGTGGATGCCGGCGTCCTCAGCGCCGGCGACGACGCGCTCCATCAGCGGGGCGATGCCCGGGGAGCCGTCACTGGTGGTGAACTCGCATACGTGCAGGCCGATCTGCATGCTTCTCCTGTGCTACTGGGTGATCGTGTGGCACGCAGCTTAGCCGGCTAA